gaCATTAATACTTCTTTGGAGATAACTCCCCCTAATTTTCTTCCTAGTGTGGCTGAAGCCATTGTTCATcttaaattattgaaagctttttctgttttgaaaactaaaatcattggtaataataatttaattcctaatgaatatgatattaaaaaatgGCAAATTTATATAACTGATGCATCTAGaagatttataatatttatatctTCAATAAGATCAAAATTTGGTATTATTAAaagtgatgatgaaaaagaaatttataATGATGGGAATaccaaaaatgaaaagttCATTTCAATTATGAAAGAATTAATGCCACCATTGGATGTAATAATGGTATGGCAtgcatttttattaaaccCTAAATCAATGTATGATGTATGTATTagaaataaaatttatcaatttgcCAATTATCCTTTAccattatatattattgatcaatttattgatgattataCTTTTGAATTTCATATTCCTCAATCATATAAAgagaattatttaaatttattaagaTCATTTACAAATAATCccattgatttattatatgaTAATAGTAAAATCTCCATGAATGAACATTTGATAACACTTTATTGTCCTAAATGTCATGAACCAATGACTAAACCAATACCAATTAccaatgatgaaaatacTGGATTTTCCGATACAAATTTTCTGACAATTAATATAGGTCATAAAAAACTGAAATGTTATCATGGTACAccttttaattttaatcaTGATGAATTAAGAAAATTACAATTATATTGTGATATGACTAATCTGAAATCATTACAAGGAACtcataaatatttttccaaAGTTATATGTCCACCAAAATTTACTAAAAGAAATCCATTTCTTATTAGTGATGATGTTTGTAAAACATTAAATAAACATTGGGATGTCAATAAATCATTGgatgaaattttgaaatctttAAATGCAAAGCATAGACGTGAATTAGTAAGACAAAGAGTATTGTTGAGAAattatttacaatttaatttgattagtTTAACAGTACGtggagaaagagaaagagaaagaggaggaggaagTGTTGAAGTGGGAGAAGATTTGGTGGGGTGTGTATTACGTCAAGAAcgatttgttgaaaaaatgaacaaatttgattggttACATTCACCTTTAGTATTTAAAAGTCTACAAGAAGCAGTATTACGATATTCACgattttttgaaatgttAACTGATGCAAATTTACGACAAATGTTGGTACCGACTTTagatattgatttgatatgGCATACCCATCAATTGACCATGTATGGTTATTTCCGAGATTGTCGAGGATCACCAATACATACGGTGATTGATCATGATGATAAAGTAGATGAAGGTAGATTAGATGATGGATTTGCATTCACAGcgaaaaaatataaacaattgtataaagaagaatattcagtttgtttttgtttatattgtACTTCAAAACGGTCTGATAGTCTTCGTAAATTcagtaattttttcaaaacgAAAAAGCAAACCAAAAAGCAAGAATATCTTCGACAATCACATCCATTATTTAGTAGAGGTGAAGGGTTTTCACATATTAGTGCCCATAATTCGGTAAGATTACCAACAAATTTAGCAAGTTcaagaagagaaaaaaatcCCGCTCCATGGGCTGATAATACTTATTTACTTTATACTACCCCTTTACTTTTTGTTATTCCTCCAATTGCTCCCATAAATGAAGATCAATGTGATTTTTATGGTAATGGATTGTGTACATCAGCAACAACCCTGTGTTCTAGTATTGGTGGTACATGTTGTACCATAGCACCTTGTTCAGGTAACAGTGGTGCCGCATGTTTTGGTACTGGACTCAACCCTGGTACTTATGGCCATGCCAGAATTGGTGGTAGTGTTGCTGAAATAGGTGGTGTATGTGGTGCCGATAATAATTCCACTACTGCAGGTTGTGCTGGTGCCAGTGGATGTGGTGGAGGAGCAAGTGGAAACTgcagtggtggtggtggtggtggagtAAGTgggttttgattttatatatatataaataaataaataaaaaaacaaaacaaacaaaaaaaaacaaactttAGAAAACTCGATAATTGTACTTTTAGtttaatatatttgtaTATTCTGTACTATAAGTgtgtttgtttttggttAAACCAATTGAGAATAATCCTTTAAAATACCTTTCATATGAGTATTTGTAATTTTCCCTCTTCTAGctttcttttgtttcttttccttttgttgtggttgttttttaattaaattaggATCAGCTCCAGTTGGTTTTAATCCTTgatctaataatttttgatataATATATCTGATTCTGGTAATTTCACTTGATCCCacataattttaaattcattatcaatataacCCAATTCACCACCATTATTGGCCCATACTAATCTTGGagcattttcttttttattacGTAACACCAAGATTTTACCTTGTGATTCTAATTCATCTATAGCAATAATACAACCGGTCCAACcatcttttaattcttttactGAAGTTCCTTTAAAAGTAGTTTGACGTCTTAAAaattctaataaatcatcacTACTACGAATATTATGTAATGAAACATATTCTAAAGTTCCTTTAGATTCATCATATTTGACTcgatcaatttcatttaataatggtaataaagTATGAGATAtatcaaatgataaataattttgtaatttctCTACTGATATTGGTTGATCATGTTctttaatatattcaacCGCAAGATGTAATTGGGTTGATAAATGTGATCCGGTCATTTCTCCCATATTTGCCTTTTGTTTCTTCAAAACTTGAGTTACTGAATCTGTAGTTGATCTTTTTTTCACATTGACATCATTCTtcaatgttgttgttgttgttgtggtggtggtagatgatgttgataatggtgatgatggAGATTGGGTAAAAGTTGCCTTTCTAGGAACAATTACCGATGGTCCACTTTTGATCTTATTCTTAAAAGCTGAAAGTTGAGCTGATAAGTCGGACATTTTTATGGAATTATGGACAAGGAATAAGAGTcggaaaagaaaaaggaaattaTACAACAACACAGTTGGTTTTGttcttggttttttttttttgttcttctaCTTCATGTTTTGTTATCGCATTTTGTTTAGAAATGGTCCTTGAAAGGTAGTGTAAAGTTGGTATAAAACgtactgttgttgttagtaGTAGATGATACTTTGTTCAATTAgctataaaaaaaaaaaaagaatcaccacagaaaaaatttttttttttttcaacttcttcttctctttttccttttcttccttcttcatggattttttcaaacaacTTTTTGATCTAACCAATTTCTTATATTTTTAAGGTAGTTTGTATtaactttttttcttttttagttAATGACAATAAGGGTTTTGAAAAgtattgtttgaatttatcttagataaattattagtatCTTATTTTTAGGAGCAGTCCTTTTTATAAGATCCCAGCTTTAAAACCATCGCTATTGGAGGTCGCCGctaattatttcttttttttttttttaattagGTCAGGCTGATCCATGAAATGGTGATGACCTGATGTCTGgtacattttttttttttacatttttttaGCTTacaagaaacaaatttaacTATGAAcccataataataaatgataattataaaaaacTATACAAAGTTACACTTATCCTATAATGccatattttttgtttgttttttcttctttgcaTCTGTTTAAGCTAAATAGTTTGCTGCAATAGCgcctcttcttcttcgttCACGTCTTAGAGCTTGCTCTTGTGGTGTCATTAAATCgttgttgataatcttGTTGGCCAATTGACACCCTTCAAAACTATTAAGATCTATTTTTTTAGCCCATGGTAAGCTCTTATACATTCCAGAATCAGTGAAATCAATAACCAAATTCTGCTTGTAAATAATTGGACATTGTCTTtcctcttcatcatctGAGTCTGAGTCCGAGTCTGAGTTTGAGTTTGAGTTTGAGTTTGAGTCTTCATAGTCATAGTCGTCATCAGAATCTTGTTCGTCATTATTAGAGAACTCATCGTTATAATAAATACcatatatattcaaatcTGGTGACCTTTTCGTAAGTAATCTAGTCAAAAacttttcaatcaatttacgattcaaccaaatcattgacgataaattaatatattttaatgTGCCGGCAATATCAACATTCAATGGTGTTGGAATTTGATAAAGCAGGGTAtcatattcaattaattttttaccATGAACATTTATAATGGCTGACaaaatttcatcttcattgatctttttcaaataagcactattaatttctttcaaattcaaatcgGAAAGATACACTTTACCATCTCctttatttaaatatgATATATCAGCAACAGTTTGAGGTAATGGAGGTAACAAACTATTGTATTTCCTTATTGgttttgaaaatgttgTTACCGAATACACTGAAGATGCAGTTGAagcaattgattgatttgatttaaacAAGATTcggttattgttattaagATTATCAAAACGTAATACACTCCCATTAATCGAATaaacatcatcaacatcatttAATCTCATAATGTTATcaattttgtaaatcaaatctttgggataattattaatcaaatcaaaattctGATACTTGTGAATAGTGGAACGGGAAATTTCGTAATCAGTAGAAAGGGACAAATTTCCTAAATTAAGATTCACAATATTTGGACATAAATTAATCATATGTAAAATATAACCTATGGGTAAATCTTTGGAAGTTGAATAATGAAGTAAAAACTTGTTAATTAATGGATGCAGGTTAATTCTCTTATTccaatttgatgaattctGATCCAATTGAAGTTGTTCCAATCTTGGTGATTTCCTTTCAAGTTTTGTTGTTCCACTATAAGACattcttctcttttttgatttaaaatatttaaatggtttaacaaattttttggttgttgataaagatgatttagaattatttgatCGAGATGATTTACTAGAAACATTCAGAAATTGGGAATTTGATGCAACTTTTGTCAATGAAGGTGATGGATGAATAGTATACAATGgattatttttgaatttccaATCTCGCCAACCAGCCAAGATTTTTCCTCGAGGGAATTGATCCACTTTTTCATGATGAggattatcaacaatttctcccaataaataatgatgatcTCGAGCTCCACCTACAATTCCTCCTCCATTTTCATCTTCCCcattttcaacattttcatcttgaccttcttcttgttcatcttcatcataaCCTGGTTTGATACCAGACAAATCGATTGATTGGACATATTGTCCCACTTCTGAGTTCACTCTCAAATATGTAACAAATTGAGCAAATCGATAAGTTGATGTAAACACCAAattttcataataataaggtTTTgctaaaaaataaaataatttacaTGTATACATACAACTTTTGTAATCCATAATGtcatcaatcaaataaaaaatataatctAAAATCTCAATGGGGAGATTTTTAATATGTAATTCAGCAGGAAATAAGggcaattgattttgaatttgattctgcagtgaattatttattttgctGATACTGGATGATGTTGTACCTGCACgattcaataaattacCACAGGGAGTTGATAAAGTAGAACTAgatgatggtggtggtggtggaggagGAGATAGTAGTAcactattattgttgttgttgttgttgttattggtgttggtgttggtgttggtgttggaAGACGATGATAATAGATTTGAGTTACTTAATCTCATTGTAATTGTTCGACTGACATCACTCAATAAAGAtttatatttcattttgaaaGCAGATGGTGGAGtttccttcttcttttggAAAGCAATTCgtaataaattcaaatcattttGAGTCAATGGAATAAGGGTATGAGTCCGATAATCATATCTAGCATTAGGATTTATTAAAGACCGATAAGGAGGTAGATAACTGTGGAAATCAAGTGAATCGGTTTTTAACATTTAAAGTGGATTTATAAAACAGAACCAAACAGAACAGAACAAAACaggaatgaaaaaaaaaaaaaaaaaaatttttttaattctttagcTGAACTAAACAAAACttgtatttgatttgatttaatttgatcaattgattgaatcaAAGGATGGCCCAAAAGATGTAAGAGTTGTTACTACTGTAAGGGTTGTAAAGTTGAGATaacaaaccaaaaccaaatcaaaacaaaaaaaaaaggagatAGAATAAAAGTGTGGATTTAAAAAATCTTGTGCTATCagtaaatatttatatataggtgcagataaaaaaaaaaaaagaaaaaacttAAATAGGGGGGGTTGGAGtaatagaaagaaagaaagaaacaattcaaatttttgtggcccttgttctttttttttttttttttgggcttttggttttggttttgtctttgttgtttaacTTGACAATGCAGAATAAATATCGAGGTCTCGAGTCAACAAAGGaaacaattacaatatatattattatttctaaCGTGATGGTTGATGGTTGAATGTTGTAGTAGTGTTATTAATTATGGGGAAAAGTGGTGTTAATACTTTTTCCATGGTTATACTTGCCCATATATTATATGGGATCAAAACTGAAACTGTTTCAACTAGAAGCAGCAaataagaaagaaagaaagaaagagagatAGCAAACATTGAATGTAGACACTGattgtagtagtagtagtagttgatattgttgtgTACTGTTAAAGTTTGCGCTGATCGTAAATGCTACAAATATAGTCTAGACAACAATGAATTAAAAACCGAGAAGCAACAAAATACTATCAAtgtttatctttattaaGAACTgtcaaattctttttttagtttaatTGGTGATTAATCAAACTAGTCATTTTTTTACTTCTTTATCTATACTATAAGCCCTGGTTGGTGATTTTGACAGTCTTTGAAATATTGATCAAGATTGAAGGTtgaaaccaagaaaaaaaaaaaaagaaataaagtAAGCCCCTAATATTTCTATCTATTGCCAAGTGGGGCaatgtgtgtgtatgtggGGAGGTGcgggaaaaaaaaaaagaaatttgtttttctttctttgatGAAGGCGggatttggttttgatattgaaatataCACACtcacacatacacacagACAAACTCAAACACAATTGTCTCCACAgcaatcatcaatttttccataattcttgttgtaaatcaagaaaaatt
This is a stretch of genomic DNA from Candida dubliniensis CD36 chromosome 1, complete sequence. It encodes these proteins:
- a CDS encoding YFW family protein, putative, which encodes MGINKNGKTDIDTKLNFSGLTLTTGSDTSESNEEPNFIDILYNSKLSDFSSFQYNAYYPSQQQQQPDINTSLEITPPNFLPSVAEAIVHLKLLKAFSVLKTKIIGNNNLIPNEYDIKKWQIYITDASRRFIIFISSIRSKFGIIKSDDEKEIYNDGNTKNEKFISIMKELMPPLDVIMVWHAFLLNPKSMYDVCIRNKIYQFANYPLPLYIIDQFIDDYTFEFHIPQSYKENYLNLLRSFTNNPIDLLYDNSKISMNEHLITLYCPKCHEPMTKPIPITNDENTGFSDTNFSTINIGHKKSKCYHGTPFNFNHDELRKLQLYCDMTNSKSLQGTHKYFSKVICPPKFTKRNPFLISDDVCKTLNKHWDVNKSLDEILKSLNAKHRRELVRQRVLLRNYLQFNLISLTVRGERERERGGGSVEVGEDLVGCVLRQERFVEKMNKFDWLHSPLVFKSLQEAVLRYSRFFEMLTDANLRQMLVPTLDIDLIWHTHQLTMYGYFRDCRGSPIHTVIDHDDKVDEGRLDDGFAFTAKKYKQLYKEEYSVCFCLYCTSKRSDSLRKFSNFFKTKKQTKKQEYLRQSHPLFSRGEGFSHISAHNSVRLPTNLASSRREKNPAPWADNTYLLYTTPLLFVIPPIAPINEDQCDFYGNGLCTSATTSCSSIGGTCCTIAPCSGNSGAACFGTGLNPGTYGHARIGGSVAEIGGVCGADNNSTTAGCAGASGCGGGASGNCSGGGGGGVSGF
- a CDS encoding CaTFA2; ScTFA2, which codes for MSDLSAQLSAFKNKIKSGPSVIVPRKATFTQSPSSPLSTSSTTTTTTTTTLKNDVNVKKRSTTDSVTQVLKKQKANMGEMTGSHLSTQLHLAVEYIKEHDQPISVEKLQNYLSFDISHTLLPLLNEIDRVKYDESKGTLEYVSLHNIRSSDDLLEFLRRQTTFKGTSVKELKDGWTGCIIAIDELESQGKILVLRNKKENAPRLVWANNGGELGYIDNEFKIMWDQVKLPESDILYQKLLDQGLKPTGADPNLIKKQPQQKEKKQKKARRGKITNTHMKGILKDYSQLV